A single Chiroxiphia lanceolata isolate bChiLan1 chromosome 25, bChiLan1.pri, whole genome shotgun sequence DNA region contains:
- the DENND2D gene encoding DENN domain-containing protein 2D, with protein MASSIGNFFRRSLRRPGRREGKDEASDAENNSPRVPQGKVGDRSSILCSGQFFFEYLMVVSLKKVSEGRYEPRISYQFPKRENLLKGQREEEERLLTAIPLFCFPDGNNWAPVTEFPSETFSFVLTNVDGSRKIGYCRRLLPSGRGVRLPEVFCIISCLGCFGLFSKILDEVEKRRQISMAVIYPFMQGLRESPFPAPGKSVTIRSFIPESGTELIELTRPVDARLEHVEFQALLQRLSPDLILHIFASAVLERRLIFLAEELSVLSQCIHAVAALLYPFTWAHTYIPVVPECLLDTVCCPTPFMVGIQLRHLERVLEQPMEEALMVDLCQGKIIRAVGDEEQILPVKLQNEMLTVLTKHNYNNNMLTSEQVNALVSEAFVHFFVRLVGHYPAHIKWGRGGAGAFQERSFCKAPGSKSVRRFLKRFVKTNMFSLFVEEAEKSRIPPEAHFQRKITEYQEQKKHRRDS; from the exons ATGGCTTCTTCCATCGGCAACTTCTTCCGACGGAGCCTCCGGCGCCCCGGGCGCAGAG AAGGAAAGGATGAGGCCTCTGATGCAGAAAACAACTCCCCCCGGGTGCCCCAGGGGAAGGTGGGGGACAGGagctccatcctctgctctgGGCAGTTCTTCTTCGAGTACCTGATGGTGGTGTCGCTCAAGAAGGTCTCAGAGGGACGCTACGAACCCAGAATCTCCTACCAGTTCCCAAAG CGTGAGAACCTGCTGAAGGgccagagggaggaggaggaacgtCTGCTCACAGCCATCCCCCTCTTCTGCTTCCCCGACGGCAACAACTGGGCCCCCGTCACCGAGTTCCCGAG tgAAACCTTCTCGTTCGTGCTGACCAACGTGGACGGCAGCAGGAAGATCGGGTACTGCCGGAGGCTGCTG CCCTCTGGCCGGGGGGTCCGGCTCCCGGAGGTCTTCTGCATCATcagctgcctgggctgcttCGGGCTCTTCTCCAAG atCCTGGACGAGGTGGAGAAGCGGCGCCAGATCTCCATGGCTGTGATCTACCCCTTCATGCAGGGCCTGCGGGAATCGCCCTTCCCGGCTCCCGGGAAATCCGTCACCATCAGGAGCTTCATCCCCGAGTCGGGCACTGAG CTCATCGAGCTCACCCGGCCCGTGGACGCCCGCCTGGAGCACGTGGAattccaggctctgctccagcgGCTCAGCCCTGACCTCATCCTGCACATCTTCGCCTCGGCCGTGCTGGAGCGCAGGCTCATCTTCCTGGCGGAGGAGCTCAG tgtcctGTCCCAGTGTATCCACGCCGTGGCTGCTCTGCTGTACCCCttcacctgggcacacacctACATCCCCGTGGTCCCCGAGTGCCTCCTGGACACTGTCTGCTGCCCCACGCCCTTCATGGTGGGCATCCAGCTGCGGCACCTGGAGCGGGTCCTGgagcagcccatggaggag GCCCTGATGGTGGATCTGTGCCAAGGGAAGATCATCCGGGCG GTGGGGGATGAGGAGCAGATCCTGCCCGTGAAGCTGCAGAACGAGATGCTGACGGTCCTGACCAAGCACAACTACAACAACAACATGCTCA CCTCCGAACAGGTGAACGCCCTCGTGTCCGAGGCCTTCGTGCACTTCTTCGTCCGCCTGGTCGGGCACTACCCCGCGCACATCAAGTGGGGCCGGGGCGGCGCCGGCGCCTTCCAGGAGCGCTCCTTCTGCAAGGCCCCGGGCTCCAAGAGCGTCCGCCGCTTCCTCAAGAGGTTCGTGAAGACAAACATGTTCTCCCTGTTCGTGGAGGAGGCGGAGAAGAGTAGGATCCCCCCGGAAG